In Rahnella aquatilis CIP 78.65 = ATCC 33071, one DNA window encodes the following:
- the putA gene encoding trifunctional transcriptional regulator/proline dehydrogenase/L-glutamate gamma-semialdehyde dehydrogenase: MGMTTMGVKLDEGTRDRLKEAAHKIDRTPHWLIKQAIFSYLERLENGDALPEIPALNGAASEGMEDAAAQPLQETHQPFLDFAEQVLPQSVSRSAITAACRRPEPEAVSMLLEQARLPAPLNDAALKLAADIATRLRNQKSANGRAGMVQSLLQEFSLSSQEGVALMCLAEALLRIPDKPTRDALIRDKISNGNWHSHLGRSPSLFVNAATWGLLFTGKLVATHNEASLSKSLNRIIGKSGEPLIRKGVDMAMRLMGEQFVTGETIAEALANARKHEEKGFRYSYDMLGEAALTEKDAQAYLQSYQQAINAIGKASNGRGIYEGPGISIKLSALHPRYSRAQYERVMEELYPRLLSLTLLARSYDIGINIDAEEADRLEISLDLLEKLCFEPELAGWNGIGFVIQAYQKRCPMVIDYLTSLAQRSRRRLMIRLVKGAYWDSEIKRAQMDGLEDYPVYTRKVYTDVSYLACARKLLAVPNLIYPQFATHNAHTVAAIYQLAGNNYYPGQYEFQCLHGMGEPLYEQVVGKISDGKLNRPCRIYAPVGTHETLLAYLVRRLLENGANTSFVNRIADATLPIDELVADPVLAVEALAASEGQIGLPHPRIALPRNLYGDKRVNSSGLDMASEHRLASLSSALLQSASHPVKAQPIIDAPTDDGEFLPVLNPSENSDIVGYVREATEAEISRALDASTAAGAIWFATPPEERAAILQRGAELMEAQLQNLLGVLVREAGKTFNNAIAEVREAVDFLHYYAGQIREDFANDTHRPLGPVVCISPWNFPLAIFTGQIAAALAAGNSVLAKPAEQTPLIAALAVGILHEAGVPAGVLQLLPGRGETVGSQLVNDERVRGVLFTGSTDVAGILQRNIAGRLDPQGRPTPLIAETGGLNAMIVDSSALTEQVVMDVVASAFDSAGQRCSALRVLCIQDDVADHTLQMLRGAMAECRMGNPEHLSTDIGPVIDAEAKAGIETHIDAMRAKGRTVYQAAQEFAADQQEWSHGTFVKPTLIELESFDEMKKEIFGPVLHVVRYARQDLDKLIGQINAAGYGLTLGIHTRIDETIHRVTQQAHVGNMYVNRNMVGAVVGVQPFGGEGLSGTGPKAGGPLYLYRLLSSRPQDAVQQTLLRQDRELPLDTSVREALLAPHRALQQWAAEQKHREQFVTVCERFAQTSQGGTLRTLPGPTGERNTYALLPRERVLALADNQEDALIQLAAVTATGCRILWPEAPLQRDLFNILPEAVQARVDFAKDWQNDAQVFDAVIYHGDADQLRELCQTIAQRPGAIISVQGFARGEDNILLERLLHERSLSVNTAAAGGNASLMTIG, translated from the coding sequence ATGGGTATGACCACGATGGGCGTGAAGCTGGACGAAGGCACACGCGACAGGCTGAAAGAAGCGGCTCATAAAATTGACCGCACGCCGCACTGGCTGATCAAGCAAGCGATATTTTCCTATCTGGAACGACTGGAAAATGGCGACGCCCTGCCGGAAATTCCGGCGCTGAATGGCGCTGCGTCTGAAGGTATGGAAGATGCCGCTGCGCAACCGCTTCAGGAAACCCATCAGCCGTTCCTGGATTTCGCCGAGCAGGTCCTGCCACAGTCTGTCAGCCGTTCTGCCATCACCGCCGCCTGTCGCCGCCCTGAACCTGAAGCCGTGTCCATGCTGCTTGAACAGGCGCGTCTGCCTGCCCCGCTCAATGATGCTGCGCTGAAACTGGCTGCTGACATTGCCACCAGACTCAGGAACCAAAAGAGTGCAAACGGCCGCGCCGGTATGGTGCAAAGTCTGTTGCAGGAGTTCTCCCTGTCTTCTCAGGAAGGCGTGGCGCTGATGTGTCTGGCGGAAGCACTGCTGCGTATTCCCGACAAACCGACACGCGATGCGTTAATCCGCGACAAAATCAGCAACGGTAACTGGCATTCGCATCTGGGCCGCAGCCCGTCGCTGTTCGTCAACGCCGCGACCTGGGGTTTGCTGTTCACCGGTAAACTGGTAGCGACCCACAATGAAGCGAGCCTGTCAAAATCCCTGAACCGCATCATCGGCAAAAGCGGCGAACCGCTGATCCGCAAAGGTGTGGACATGGCAATGCGCCTGATGGGCGAGCAGTTCGTGACCGGCGAAACCATCGCCGAAGCGCTGGCCAATGCCCGAAAACATGAAGAAAAAGGCTTCCGCTATTCCTACGATATGCTGGGCGAAGCGGCGCTGACAGAGAAAGACGCGCAGGCCTATTTGCAGTCTTACCAGCAGGCGATCAATGCCATCGGTAAAGCCTCCAACGGTCGCGGCATTTATGAAGGCCCCGGCATTTCTATCAAGCTTTCCGCCCTGCATCCGCGTTACAGTCGTGCGCAATATGAACGGGTAATGGAAGAGTTGTACCCGCGCCTGCTGTCGCTGACCTTGCTGGCACGCAGCTACGATATCGGCATTAACATTGACGCCGAAGAAGCAGACCGTCTGGAAATCTCCCTCGATTTACTGGAAAAACTGTGCTTTGAACCGGAACTGGCGGGCTGGAATGGCATCGGCTTCGTGATTCAGGCCTATCAGAAACGCTGCCCGATGGTGATTGATTACCTGACCAGTCTGGCACAGCGCAGCCGCCGCCGTCTGATGATCCGCCTGGTGAAAGGCGCGTACTGGGACAGCGAAATTAAGCGCGCACAAATGGACGGTCTGGAAGATTATCCGGTTTATACCCGCAAGGTTTACACCGACGTCTCCTATCTGGCCTGCGCCCGTAAACTGCTGGCCGTGCCAAACCTGATTTACCCGCAGTTCGCGACGCACAATGCCCACACCGTGGCGGCGATTTATCAGCTGGCCGGTAATAACTATTATCCCGGTCAGTACGAATTCCAGTGCCTGCACGGCATGGGTGAGCCGCTGTACGAGCAGGTAGTGGGGAAAATTTCTGACGGCAAACTGAACCGCCCGTGCCGTATTTATGCGCCGGTCGGTACGCACGAAACGCTGCTGGCCTATCTGGTGCGTCGCCTGCTGGAAAACGGCGCGAATACTTCCTTTGTTAACCGTATCGCTGATGCCACGTTACCGATCGATGAACTGGTTGCTGATCCGGTTCTGGCGGTCGAAGCGCTGGCCGCCAGCGAAGGCCAGATCGGATTACCGCACCCGCGCATCGCCCTGCCGCGCAATCTGTATGGCGACAAACGCGTGAATTCTTCCGGTCTGGATATGGCCAGCGAGCACCGTCTGGCCTCTCTTTCCAGCGCCCTGCTGCAAAGTGCCAGCCATCCGGTAAAAGCGCAGCCGATAATTGATGCGCCAACGGACGACGGCGAATTCCTGCCGGTGCTCAACCCGTCTGAAAATAGCGATATCGTCGGGTATGTTCGGGAAGCGACAGAGGCGGAAATCAGCCGTGCGCTGGATGCCTCGACCGCTGCCGGTGCGATATGGTTTGCGACGCCTCCCGAAGAACGTGCCGCCATCCTGCAACGCGGTGCAGAACTGATGGAAGCGCAGTTGCAAAACCTGCTTGGTGTGCTGGTGCGTGAGGCAGGAAAAACCTTTAATAACGCCATCGCTGAAGTGCGTGAGGCCGTGGATTTCCTGCATTATTACGCCGGGCAAATTCGCGAAGATTTCGCCAATGACACACACCGTCCGCTGGGGCCGGTGGTCTGTATCAGCCCGTGGAACTTCCCGCTGGCGATCTTTACCGGTCAGATTGCTGCCGCGCTGGCCGCCGGGAACAGCGTGCTGGCAAAACCCGCTGAACAAACGCCGCTGATCGCTGCGCTGGCCGTCGGCATTCTGCATGAAGCCGGGGTTCCGGCTGGCGTATTGCAGTTGCTGCCAGGCCGCGGTGAAACGGTCGGTTCGCAACTGGTCAATGACGAACGCGTGCGCGGCGTGCTGTTTACCGGTTCGACGGATGTCGCGGGTATTCTGCAACGCAACATCGCCGGTCGTCTGGATCCGCAGGGACGTCCGACGCCGCTTATCGCCGAAACCGGCGGACTGAACGCCATGATTGTTGATTCTTCCGCGCTGACCGAACAGGTGGTCATGGACGTGGTGGCCTCGGCCTTTGACAGCGCGGGTCAGCGTTGTTCCGCCCTGCGCGTGTTGTGTATTCAGGACGACGTCGCCGACCATACGCTGCAAATGCTGCGCGGTGCGATGGCGGAATGCCGCATGGGCAATCCGGAACATCTGAGTACCGACATCGGGCCGGTGATCGACGCCGAAGCGAAAGCCGGTATCGAAACACATATCGATGCGATGCGTGCCAAAGGTCGCACCGTATACCAGGCTGCGCAGGAATTTGCCGCTGACCAGCAGGAATGGAGCCATGGCACTTTTGTTAAACCGACGCTGATCGAGCTGGAAAGCTTCGATGAGATGAAGAAAGAAATCTTCGGGCCGGTGCTGCACGTGGTGCGTTATGCGCGTCAGGATCTGGATAAGCTGATCGGTCAGATTAATGCCGCCGGGTATGGCCTGACGCTGGGTATTCATACCCGCATCGACGAAACCATTCATCGCGTTACGCAGCAGGCGCATGTCGGCAATATGTACGTGAACCGCAATATGGTGGGTGCTGTCGTGGGCGTGCAACCGTTTGGTGGCGAAGGCTTATCAGGCACGGGGCCGAAAGCCGGTGGTCCGCTGTATCTGTATCGCCTGCTGAGCAGCCGTCCGCAAGACGCCGTACAGCAAACCCTGTTACGTCAGGATCGCGAACTGCCGCTCGATACCTCCGTGCGCGAAGCCTTGCTGGCACCGCACCGTGCGCTGCAACAATGGGCGGCAGAACAGAAGCACCGCGAGCAGTTTGTCACGGTTTGCGAACGTTTCGCCCAAACCAGTCAGGGCGGCACCTTGCGCACACTGCCGGGGCCAACCGGCGAGCGTAACACTTACGCACTGTTACCGCGCGAGCGTGTTCTGGCACTGGCCGATAATCAGGAAGATGCCCTGATCCAGCTTGCCGCTGTCACCGCGACAGGTTGCCGTATTCTGTGGCCGGAAGCACCGTTGCAACGTGATTTGTTCAACATCCTGCCAGAAGCGGTGCAGGCGCGAGTCGATTTCGCCAAAGACTGGCAGAACGATGCGCAGGTATTTGATGCGGTGATTTATCACGGTGATGCGGATCAGTTGCGCGAGCTTTGTCAGACCATTGCGCAGCGTCCGGGCGCCATTATTTCGGTACAGGGCTTTGCGCGCGGCGAGGACAATATTCTGCTGGAACGCCTGTTGCATGAACGTTCACTGAGTGTGAATACGGCTGCCGCGGGGGGAAATGCGAGTCTGATGACGATCGGGTAA
- the tcyN gene encoding L-cystine ABC transporter ATP-binding protein TcyN, translated as MSTIDVKQLTKKFHGQTVLHGIDLQVNSGEVVAIIGPSGSGKTTLLRSINLLEEPDGGTIKVGNIEIDASKPISKQKNNVRELRKQVGFVFQNFNLFPHRSVLENIIEGPVIVKGEPKEKAIATARQLLEKVGLNGKENAYPRRLSGGQQQRVAIARALAMNPEVILFDEPTSALDPELVGEVLNTIRALALEHRTMVIVTHEMSFARDVADRAIFMDQGKIVEQGPAKELFSNPQHARTKQFLEKFLAH; from the coding sequence ATGAGCACTATTGACGTAAAGCAACTGACTAAAAAATTCCACGGACAAACGGTGTTGCACGGTATCGATTTGCAGGTGAATTCCGGCGAAGTCGTGGCGATTATCGGCCCCAGCGGCTCGGGTAAAACCACCTTATTGCGCAGCATTAACCTGCTGGAAGAGCCGGACGGCGGGACGATCAAAGTCGGCAATATCGAAATTGATGCCAGTAAACCTATCAGTAAACAGAAGAATAACGTCCGTGAACTGCGCAAGCAGGTGGGGTTTGTTTTCCAGAACTTCAACCTGTTCCCGCACCGTTCCGTGCTGGAAAACATCATTGAAGGGCCGGTGATTGTGAAGGGCGAGCCGAAAGAAAAGGCCATCGCCACGGCGCGTCAGTTACTGGAGAAAGTCGGACTGAACGGCAAGGAAAATGCCTATCCGCGCCGTCTTTCCGGTGGTCAGCAACAGCGTGTTGCCATCGCCCGCGCACTGGCAATGAACCCTGAAGTGATTTTGTTTGATGAACCCACGTCTGCGCTGGATCCGGAACTGGTCGGCGAAGTCCTCAACACTATCCGCGCCCTGGCACTTGAGCACCGCACGATGGTGATTGTGACCCACGAAATGAGTTTCGCCCGTGACGTGGCTGACCGCGCGATCTTTATGGATCAGGGCAAAATTGTCGAGCAGGGACCGGCGAAAGAGCTGTTTTCAAATCCGCAACATGCGAGGACGAAACAGTTTCTGGAGAAGTTTTTAGCACATTGA
- the tcyL gene encoding cystine ABC transporter permease, with the protein MQESIQLVLDSAPFLLKGTLFTLQLSLGGMVFGLILGFVLALMRLSHFWPLSWLSRFYVSVFRGTPLIAQLFMIYYGLPQFGIELDPIPAAMIGLSLNTAAYTSETLRAAISSIEKGQWEAAASIGMNPWQTLRRVILPQAARTALPPLGNSFIGLVKDTSLAATIQVPELFRQAQLVTSRTLEVFTMYLAASIIYWVLATVLSFLQNRLEDRVNRQDQEPS; encoded by the coding sequence ATGCAAGAAAGTATTCAACTGGTGCTGGATTCAGCACCATTTTTATTGAAAGGGACACTGTTTACGCTCCAGCTCAGTCTGGGCGGGATGGTGTTCGGTCTTATTCTGGGCTTCGTGCTGGCGCTGATGCGCCTTTCGCATTTCTGGCCACTGTCATGGTTATCGCGTTTTTACGTCTCCGTTTTCCGTGGCACGCCGCTGATCGCCCAGTTGTTTATGATTTACTACGGTCTGCCACAGTTTGGCATCGAACTGGATCCAATCCCGGCGGCGATGATTGGCCTCTCCCTGAATACGGCGGCGTACACCTCTGAAACCCTGCGTGCGGCGATTTCGTCTATCGAAAAAGGGCAGTGGGAAGCGGCGGCCAGTATCGGCATGAACCCGTGGCAAACCCTGCGCCGCGTGATTTTACCGCAGGCGGCCCGTACCGCGCTGCCACCGCTCGGGAACAGTTTTATCGGACTGGTGAAAGATACCTCGCTGGCGGCCACCATTCAGGTGCCGGAGCTGTTCCGGCAGGCGCAACTGGTCACCTCGCGCACGCTGGAAGTGTTTACCATGTATCTGGCGGCATCCATCATCTATTGGGTGCTGGCGACCGTTTTATCCTTCCTGCAAAACCGTCTGGAAGACCGCGTTAACCGTCAGGATCAGGAGCCTTCATGA